In the genome of Streptomyces aquilus, the window ACACCGGCCTTGAACAACTGCGTGACCGGTTCGGGCCGGTGGCGCAGGCCCACCACTTCACCTGGGCGCTCAGCGACGCGTCGACGCCGACCCGGACGCTGATCATGGTGTCCAAGTTCGGGCACTGCCTCAACGACCTGCTCTTCCGGCAGCGCACCGGCGCCCTCAACATCGAGATCCCCGCGATCGTCTCCAACCACCGGGACTTCGAGGGGCTCGCGGAGACCTACGGCATCCCCTTCCACCACGTCCCGGTCACCAGGGACACCAAGGCGGAGGCCGAGGCACGGCTGCTGGAACTCGTCCGGGACCTGGACATCGACCTGGTGGTGCTGGCCCGCTACATGCAGATCCTCTCGGACGACCTGTGCAAGCAGCTGGAGGGCAAGGCCATCAACATCCACCACTCCTTCCTCCCCAGCTTCAAGGGCGCCAAGCCCTACGACCAGGCCTACCAGCGCGGCGTGAAGCTGATCGGCGCGACGGCGCACTATGTGACGAGCGATCTCGACGAGGGCCAGATCATCGAGCAGGACGTCATCCGCGTGGACCACTCGCTCGACCCCGGCGACCTGGTCACGGTGGGCCGGGACGTGGAGGCGCAGGTGCTCGCGCACGCGGTGAAGTGGCACAGCGAGAGCCGGGTGAT includes:
- the purU gene encoding formyltetrahydrofolate deformylase, coding for MSPRPQPGREYVLTVSCPDSAGLVHAVSGFLVRNSGNILESQQFDDRLQGRFFMRVHFDVSDPDTGLEQLRDRFGPVAQAHHFTWALSDASTPTRTLIMVSKFGHCLNDLLFRQRTGALNIEIPAIVSNHRDFEGLAETYGIPFHHVPVTRDTKAEAEARLLELVRDLDIDLVVLARYMQILSDDLCKQLEGKAINIHHSFLPSFKGAKPYDQAYQRGVKLIGATAHYVTSDLDEGQIIEQDVIRVDHSLDPGDLVTVGRDVEAQVLAHAVKWHSESRVMVDDNRTVVFR